The Cyprinus carpio isolate SPL01 chromosome A9, ASM1834038v1, whole genome shotgun sequence genome window below encodes:
- the LOC109087386 gene encoding DNA repair protein RAD50: MSKIEKMSILGVRSFGVEDKDKQVITFFSPLTVLVGPNGAGKTTIIECLKYITSGDFPPGSKGSTFVHDPKDAHETDVRAQIRLQFRDVNGDPVAVQRSMQSTQKGKKTEFKTLEGVITRFKHGEKVGLSSKCAEMDREMISALGVSKAVISHVIFCHQEDSNWPLSEGKALKQKFDDIFSATRYIKVLETLRALRMKQASIIKTCQTELKYLKQNKDKAQEIKELLSTKETQLASSKESVQRIESQIDPLENRMYDIDSSLSKVMKLDNDIKALDSRKKQMEDDNRELEEKMEQVFQGTDDQLQDMYQNHQRTVKEKERRLTECQRDLERAGRECQRTNRIKSDLLVEQGRLQLEADRHTQNIKKRDTQVKSLASFLELEGYERTPLNERQLQSFHRQVKERLDQDTEALNQTMHEMQEKEAQKQQSIDDLRDKKTGLERTIELKRDIQAKKQQELKNIKSDLQRLEGSSSRLQELETELQKAERELDNAVQACTVDSLKAEVVELQKEKTELDQAQRKLDQEMELLNTHTAARTQMDMLKKTKMEKEEQVRKIKSRHNEELVSLMGHFPSKKELEDWIYSKSKEINSTRDRLNKMNKELASGEQKKSHFTAEVKRKEEQLASYEERLFNVCGSQDFESDLNKLEDDLEKCSKQRAMLAGATAVYSQFISQLTEEGEPCCPVCQRVFPSEAELQDVINDMQSKLRLVPDKLKNTEHDLKRKERRRDEMMELKPIRQSIAELQEKELPELRNKLQRVNRDIEKLKGDTEEQETLLGTLMSEEDTAKACLQDISLMDRFQLDLKDVERKIAQHAARLQGVDLSRTMQQVSQEKQETQHRLDTTCSKIELKRKLIQDQQEQIQAFRSSVNEIRGEKLQISSNMQKRQQLEEQCVEFSTEIQTLHRDIRDAKEQVSPLAATLEKLQQEKQDLAERRRQKQEEGQEKINGIKEKVKNVTLLEREITKYIEEGKDSYKEQKETELQEVDKQLHEAEKQREKINKDIGNIRQDIDTQKVQERWLQDNLTLRKRMEELKEVSRKREDLVKEMGNMQVLQLRNERREVERKLEDLKKNRSVALGRQKGYEDEILRFRKELSEDQYCRAEDLYRDQMIVMRTTELANKDLDIYYKALDQTIMKFHSMKMEEINKIIRDLWRSTYRGQDIEYVEIRSDVDENTSAGLKRRTYNYRVVMVKGDTALDMRGRCSAGQKVLASLIIRLALAETFCLNCGILALDEPTTNLDRENIESLAHALVEIIKSRSRQRNFQLLVITHDEDFVELLGRSNYVEHFYRIRKNQDQCSEITKCNINTLNSYLH; encoded by the exons ATGTCTAAGATCGAAAAGATGAGCATCCTGGGAGTAAGGAGTTTTGGAGTTGAGGATAAAGACAAACAAGTGATCACCTTCTTCAGCCCTCTGACGGTCCTTGTGGGACCTAATGGAGCTGGAAAAACG ACCATCATTGAATGTCTCAAGTACATCACTTCGGGAGACTTTCCACCAGGAAGTAAAGGAAGCACATTCGTCCATGATCCCAAA GATGCCCATGAGACGGATGTACGGGCACAGATCAGACTCCAGTTTAGAGACGTGAATGGCGATCCTGTGGCTGTCCAGAGGTCTATGCAAAGCACACAGAAGGGCAAGAAAACTGAGTTCAAAACCCTTGAGGGTGTCATCACAAGATTCAA GCACGGAGAGAAAGTGGGCCTGAGCTCTAAATGTGCTGAAATGGACCGTGAGATGATCTCAGCACTGGGCGTCTCCAAGGCTGTTATCAGCCATGTCATCTTCTGCCACCAAGAGGACTCCAACTGGCCTCTCAGTGAAGGAAAAGCCCTCAAGCAGAAGTTTGATGACATTTTCTCAGCCACAAGG TACATTAAGGTATTGGAGACCCTGCGGGCACTGAGGATGAAGCAGGCCAGCATTATCAAAACCTGCCAGACGGAGCTCAAGTACCTGAAACAGAATAAAGATAAAGCCCAAGAGATTAAAGAGCTTCTGTCCACTAAAGAGACTCAGTTGGCTTCCTCTAAAGAAAGTGTCCAACGCATTGAGAGTCAGATAGACCCACTGGAG AATCGAATGTATGACATAGACAGTAGCCTCAGCAAAGTAATGAAGTTGGATAATGACATCAAAGCTTTGGACAGCAGGAAGAAACAGATGGAGGATGATAACCGGGAACTCGAGGAAAAGATGGAACAG GTGTTCCAGGGCACAGATGATCAGCTGCAGGACATGTATCAGAACCACCAGAGAACGGTGAAGGAGAAGGAACGGAGACTTACGGAGTGCCAGCGTGATCTTGAACGTGCCGGCCGAGAGTGCCAGAGGACGAACCGCATAAAATCTGACCTGCTAGTTGAGCAAG GCCGTCTGCAGTTGGAGGcagatagacacacacaaaacattaaaaagagggACACCCAGGTCAAAAGTTTAGCGTCTTTCCTGGAGTTGGAGGGTTATGAACGGACCCCTCTTAATGAGCGACAGCTCCAGAGCTTCCACAGACAAGTCAAAGAGAGACTGGACCAGGACACAGAGGCCCTTAACCAAACTATG cATGAAATGCAGGAGAAAGAGGCACAGAAGCAGCAAAGCATCGATGATCTCCGAGATAAAAAGACAGGTCTAGAGAGAACCATTGAGCTGAAGAGAGACATACAGGCCAAGAAACAACAGGAACTGAAAAACATAAAGTCTGACCTCCAAAGACTGGAGGGCTCCTCAAGCAGACTACAGGAGCTAGAAACTGAACTTCAGAAAGCG gAGCGTGAGCTTGATAATGCTGTACAGGCCTGTACGGTGGACAGTCTAAAGGCAGAGGTAGTTGAACTACAGAAGGAGAAAACTGAACTGGATCAGGCCCAGCGCAAGCTAGACCAGGAGATGGAATTGCTCAACACACACACCGCGGCACGCACACAGATGGACATGCTGAAGAAGACCAAG ATGGAAAAAGAAGAGCAGGTGAGGAAGATCAAGTCGAGGCATAATGAAGAGCTGGTGTCTCTGATGGGACACTTCCCAAGCAAGAAAGAGCTAGAAGACTGGATCTACTCCAAATCCAAAGAGATCAACTCCACCAGAGACCGGCTCAACAAAATGAA tAAGGAGCTTGCATCTGGAGAACAGAAGAAGTCTCACTTTACTGCTGAAGTCAAACGTAAGGAAGAGCAGCTGGCCAGCTATGAAGAGAGACTTTTTAATGTGTGCGGCAGTCAGGACTTTGAGTCGGACTTGAACAAACTGGAGGATGATTTGGAGAAGTGCTCCAAACAGAGAG CTATGCTGGCGGGTGCCACAGCCGTGTACAGTCAGTTCATCAGTCAGCTGACGGAGGAGGGTGAGCCCTGCTGTCCCGTGTGTCAGCGTGTGTTCCCGTCGGAGGCAGAGCTCCAGGACGTCATTAATGACATGCAGTCCAAGCTGCGGCTCGTCCCAGACAAACTAAAGAACACTGAGCATGACCTGAAGAGGAAGGAGCGCAGGCGTGATGAAATGATGGAACTGAAGCCCATCAg GCAGTCCATAGCGGAGCTCCAGGAGAAAGAGCTGCCAGAGCTCAGAAATAAACTCCAGCGTGTGAATCGAGACATTGAGAAGCTGAAAGGAGACACTGAGGAGCAAGAGACACTGCTGGGCACACTGATGTCTGAGGAAGACACAGCTAAGGCCTGTCTGCAGGACATATCACTCATGGATCGCTTTCAG CTTGACCTGAAGGATGTAGAAAGGAAGATTGCTCAACATGCAGCCAGGCTGCAGGGAGTTGACCTCAGCCGCACCATGCAGCAGGTCAGCCAGGAGAAGCAAGAGACCCAACACCGCCTGGACACCA CCTGCAGTAAGATCGAGCTGAAGAGGAAACTGATCCAGGACCAGCAGGAGCAGATCCAGGCCTTCAGGAGCAGCGTAAATGAGATTCGTGGAGAAAAGCTCCAGATCTCCAGCAATATGCAGAAACGTCAACAGTTGGAGGAGCAGTGTGTGGAGTTCTCCACTGAGATCCAAACACTACACAGAGACATTCGA GATGCAAAGGAGCAGGTGTCTCCTCTAGCTGCCACTCTGGAGAAGCTCCAGCAGGAGAAACAGGACCTTGCTGAGCGCAGGAGACAGAAACAGGAGGAAGGACAGGAAAAG ATAAACGGAATCAAGGAAAAAGTTAAAAACGTGACCCTCCTTGAAAGAGAGATTACCAAGTACATAGAAGAGGGCAAGGACAGCTACAAAGAG CAAAAAGAAACTGAGCTACAAGAGGTGGATAAACAACTACACGAGGCTGAAAAACAGCGAGAGAAGATCAATAAAGACATTGGCAACATTCGACAAGATATTGATACTCAGAAG GTTCAAGAGCGCTGGCTACAGGACAACTTGACTTTACGAAAGCGTATGGAGGAGCTGAAAGAGGTGTCCAGGAAGCGTGAAGACTTGGTCAAGGAGATGGGCAACATGCAAGTTCTGCAACTGCGCAA TGAGCGGCGAGAAGTGGAACGAAAGTTGGAGGACCTAAAAAAGAACCGCAGTGTGGCTCTCGGTCGACAGAAAGGCTACGAAGACGAGATCCTCCGTTTTCGTAAAGAGCTCAGTGAGGATCAATATTGCCGGGCCGAGGATCTCTACAGAGACCAAATGATTGTGATGAGAACAACAGAGTTGGCCAATAAGGACCTGGACATCTACTATAAAGCCCTAGACCA aaCAATAATGAAGTTTCACAGCATGAAGATGGAGGAGATTAATAAAATCATCAGAGATTTATGGCGGAGCACATACAGAGGACAAG ACATCGAGTATGTGGAGATACGCTCTGATGTGGATGAGAACACCTCCGCCGGCCTGAAAAGAAGGACCTATAACTATAGAGTGGTAATGGTCAAAGGAGACACTGCTTTGGACATGCGTGGACGGTGCAGTGCTGGACAAAAG GTCCTTGCCTCTCTCATAATACGGTTGGCTCTGGCTGAGACCTTTTGTCTGAACTGTGGGATTCTGGCTCTGGATGAGCCCACCACCAACCTAGACAGAGAGAATATAGAGTCTTTGGCACACGCACTGGTGGa GATAATTAAGAGTCGCTCTCGTCAACGCAACTTCCAGCTCCTTGTTATCACCCACGACGAGGATTTTGTGGAGCTCCTGGGACGATCCAACTATGTGGAGCATTTCTACAGGATCAGGAAGAACCAGGACCAGTGCTCAGAGATCACCAAGTGTAACATTAACACTCTGAACTCCTACCTGCACTGA